The following coding sequences are from one Egicoccus sp. AB-alg6-2 window:
- the deoD gene encoding purine-nucleoside phosphorylase, with amino-acid sequence MPTPTPHISAAPGDFAEAVLLPGDPLRAKHIADNHLDDARQVNAVRNAFAYTGSYEGMPVSVLGTGMGIPSASIYTTELVNEYGVKRLVRVGSCGAVQDHVKLRDVILAVGACTDSQVNRARYGGLDFAATADFGLLRTAAEAAERHGIDVHAGNVHSSDLFYDPRGATGYFDMMNAMGVLAVEMEAAGIYGVAAEHGARALTILTVSDHIRSGEATTSDERQTTFDEMVQIALEGLKLDADRSRPDADRTQA; translated from the coding sequence GTGCCGACGCCCACGCCCCACATCAGCGCCGCCCCCGGCGACTTCGCCGAGGCGGTCCTGCTGCCAGGTGATCCGCTGCGCGCCAAGCACATCGCCGACAACCACCTCGACGACGCCCGTCAGGTCAACGCGGTCCGCAACGCGTTCGCCTACACGGGCAGCTACGAGGGCATGCCCGTCTCGGTGCTCGGCACCGGCATGGGCATCCCGTCCGCGTCGATCTACACCACCGAGCTCGTCAACGAGTACGGCGTGAAGCGGCTGGTGCGCGTGGGCTCGTGCGGGGCGGTCCAGGACCACGTCAAGCTGCGCGACGTCATCCTCGCCGTCGGCGCCTGCACCGATTCGCAGGTGAACCGGGCCCGCTACGGCGGGCTCGACTTCGCGGCCACGGCCGACTTCGGACTGCTGCGCACCGCCGCCGAGGCCGCCGAGCGACATGGCATCGACGTCCACGCCGGCAACGTGCACAGCTCGGACCTGTTCTACGACCCACGTGGCGCGACGGGCTACTTCGACATGATGAACGCCATGGGGGTGCTGGCCGTCGAGATGGAGGCCGCCGGCATCTACGGGGTGGCGGCCGAGCACGGCGCCCGCGCGCTGACCATCCTCACCGTCAGCGACCACATCCGCAGCGGCGAGGCGACCACGTCGGACGAACGGCAGACCACCTTCGACGAGATGGTCCAGATCGCGCTCGAGGGCCTCAAGCTCGACGCCGACCGCAGCAGGCCTGACGCCGACCGCACCCAGGCCTGA
- a CDS encoding nuclear transport factor 2 family protein, translating to MDIATWVERYRVAWERADVALASSLFVEDGTYRNDIFADPNVGQDGVAAYWERVTSHQSDVEVRMGAPFVDGNRAAVEFWTKMAVDGADVTLAGTLLLVMGEDGRCRSLRENYNLAEGRLDPPPEWGS from the coding sequence GTGGACATCGCAACCTGGGTCGAGCGCTACCGCGTCGCGTGGGAGCGCGCCGACGTGGCCCTGGCGTCGTCGCTGTTCGTCGAGGACGGCACCTACCGCAACGACATCTTCGCGGACCCGAACGTGGGGCAGGACGGGGTCGCGGCCTACTGGGAGCGCGTGACCTCGCACCAGAGCGACGTCGAGGTGCGCATGGGCGCCCCGTTCGTCGACGGCAACCGGGCCGCGGTCGAATTCTGGACGAAGATGGCGGTCGACGGCGCCGACGTCACGCTCGCCGGCACCCTGCTGCTGGTCATGGGGGAGGACGGCCGGTGCCGGTCGCTGCGCGAGAACTACAACCTCGCCGAGGGGCGCCTGGACCCGCCACCGGAGTGGGGCAGCTGA
- a CDS encoding VOC family protein, translated as MPQFSLTSTVLGTPDPRGLAWFYQRLLGWDLGSDEPDWVTLRPADGSAGLSFQVEDQHTPPTWPAGRDEQQMQLHLDLEVDDLEAAVAYAVDAGAVVAEFQPQDDVRVLIDPAGHPFCLWISTGT; from the coding sequence ATGCCGCAGTTCTCGCTCACCTCGACCGTTCTTGGCACCCCGGACCCGCGCGGGCTCGCCTGGTTCTACCAGCGGTTGCTCGGTTGGGACCTCGGTAGCGACGAGCCGGACTGGGTCACGTTGCGCCCTGCTGACGGCAGCGCCGGCCTGTCGTTCCAGGTCGAGGACCAGCACACCCCGCCGACGTGGCCGGCCGGCCGCGACGAGCAGCAGATGCAACTCCACCTCGACCTCGAGGTGGACGACCTCGAGGCGGCCGTCGCGTACGCCGTCGACGCCGGGGCGGTCGTGGCCGAGTTCCAACCGCAGGACGACGTCCGCGTGCTCATCGATCCGGCCGGTCACCCTTTCTGCCTGTGGATCAGCACCGGCACCTGA
- a CDS encoding DUF222 domain-containing protein: MPLEQWLLIVARRTGTDRRMLMTTADVCRRLPALLEAFVQGRVSWSQVRTLVLQVHRLPHADDEQLDTALAELIHRAEGGDADQLGQLARFIDHDFGDRGVSDNDREASEPAEFLALQPRLDGTGGRFFGEAGPASFAILENATNPGPPEVATGRRFGQHADRDTTRQLAESAGRRRLTRLIDLLDHTCDPGGGSEADGDNRRSRPTLLVVADLDTLCDRDQTPARLLHHLAGGRMYLTSTAARRLVDQRGAELRTTILDDTGAVVGIGRKHRDPPGWLAEGLLALHDTCTEPGCTTASRSCQIDHAIAWHPARPGDLLGRTDADNLAPLCTSANRTKEADGWTCTQTADGTRRWRHPRTGLTTTTIPAGTRPPWLPAARPPDRHEPRAGPDRHQPRAGPLDDRPRGSRSRPPPLDRPPDHADDPAAPLPF, translated from the coding sequence GTGCCGCTCGAGCAGTGGCTGCTGATCGTCGCCCGCCGTACCGGCACCGACCGCCGCATGCTGATGACGACCGCGGACGTGTGCCGACGTCTGCCCGCACTGTTGGAAGCGTTCGTGCAGGGTCGGGTGTCGTGGAGCCAGGTCCGCACCCTGGTGCTGCAGGTGCACCGGCTGCCCCACGCCGACGACGAACAGCTCGACACCGCCCTCGCAGAGTTGATCCACCGCGCCGAGGGCGGCGACGCTGACCAGCTCGGACAGCTCGCCCGCTTCATCGACCACGACTTCGGTGACCGCGGCGTCAGCGACAACGACCGTGAGGCGAGTGAGCCGGCCGAGTTCTTGGCGTTGCAGCCCCGCCTGGACGGCACCGGCGGCCGGTTCTTCGGCGAGGCCGGACCGGCCTCGTTCGCGATCCTGGAGAACGCCACCAACCCCGGCCCGCCCGAGGTGGCGACCGGACGCCGGTTCGGCCAGCACGCCGACCGCGACACCACCCGCCAGCTGGCCGAATCGGCCGGACGGCGGCGGCTGACCCGCCTGATCGACCTGCTCGACCACACCTGCGACCCCGGCGGCGGGTCCGAAGCCGACGGCGACAACCGGAGGTCGCGGCCGACCCTGCTGGTCGTCGCCGATCTCGACACCCTGTGCGACCGTGACCAGACCCCGGCCCGTCTGCTGCACCATCTCGCCGGCGGACGCATGTACCTCACCAGCACCGCGGCACGCCGGCTGGTCGACCAACGCGGCGCGGAGCTGCGTACCACCATCCTCGACGACACCGGCGCGGTGGTCGGCATCGGACGCAAACACCGGGACCCACCCGGTTGGCTCGCCGAGGGACTGCTGGCGCTGCACGACACCTGTACCGAACCGGGCTGCACCACCGCGTCACGGTCGTGCCAGATCGACCACGCCATCGCATGGCATCCCGCCCGGCCCGGCGATCTGCTCGGACGCACCGACGCCGACAACCTCGCCCCGTTGTGTACCTCGGCGAACCGGACCAAAGAAGCGGACGGCTGGACCTGCACCCAGACCGCCGACGGCACCAGACGCTGGCGCCACCCACGCACCGGCCTGACCACGACCACCATCCCCGCCGGCACCCGCCCACCCTGGCTCCCAGCCGCCAGACCCCCCGACCGGCACGAACCCCGCGCAGGACCCGACCGACACCAGCCCCGCGCCGGCCCCCTCGACGACCGACCCCGCGGCTCCCGCAGCCGGCCCCCACCCCTGGACCGACCGCCCGACCACGCCGACGACCCGGCTGCGCCCCTGCCCTTCTGA
- a CDS encoding nucleotidyltransferase domain-containing protein: protein MVRDPREGVTEDGTITTGADARRIPAAYRETIADAVSTLRDTLGELAHSVYVYGSVATGQARPPRSDLDLIVVVETSAPEAVRAAATGLSHRHRDLVREVAIGSVDLETLRRQDRVGRAERCFLKHYAVHLAGPDLRADHPTCRATEDLACGFNRDLRRVLDQVRPPLLGADDGDQRAAAAARACRKILMAAATLLSVREGGWSTDRRTAVELVGRHAPELYELAADALRYGEDAPMPVAPDVGRAVEIVDRLGGWLVDEYARSAVRHDSR, encoded by the coding sequence ATGGTTCGCGATCCTCGCGAAGGGGTCACCGAGGACGGCACGATCACCACCGGAGCCGATGCCCGGCGGATCCCGGCCGCCTACCGCGAGACGATCGCCGATGCCGTTTCGACGTTGCGCGACACGCTCGGCGAGCTCGCCCACAGCGTCTACGTCTACGGCAGCGTCGCGACCGGCCAGGCGAGACCTCCGCGCTCGGACCTCGACCTGATCGTCGTCGTCGAGACGTCGGCGCCCGAAGCCGTTCGTGCGGCCGCCACCGGGTTGAGCCACCGGCACCGAGACCTCGTGCGCGAGGTCGCGATCGGGAGCGTGGACCTCGAGACGCTGCGTCGGCAGGACCGCGTCGGCCGCGCCGAGCGGTGCTTCCTGAAGCACTACGCCGTGCATCTGGCCGGTCCCGACCTGCGCGCCGACCACCCGACGTGTCGTGCGACGGAGGATCTCGCCTGCGGGTTCAACCGTGACCTTCGAAGGGTGCTCGACCAGGTACGGCCACCGCTGCTGGGGGCAGACGACGGGGACCAGCGCGCCGCGGCCGCCGCCCGAGCCTGCCGCAAGATCCTGATGGCGGCCGCGACGCTGCTCAGCGTCCGTGAGGGAGGCTGGTCGACCGATCGGCGGACGGCGGTGGAACTCGTCGGTCGGCACGCACCTGAGCTGTACGAGCTCGCGGCGGACGCCCTGCGCTACGGCGAGGACGCACCGATGCCGGTCGCGCCGGACGTCGGGCGCGCCGTCGAGATCGTCGACAGACTCGGGGGCTGGCTCGTCGACGAGTACGCGCGGTCGGCCGTGCGCCACGACAGCCGGTGA
- a CDS encoding CaiB/BaiF CoA transferase family protein, producing the protein MAEQRAATGPLAGIRVVDLSRALSGPYATMMLADAGAEVIKVERPGAGDDTRGWGPPFVGEGESESAYYLSINRSKKSVTLDLKDDDDVARLHTLIDEADVLVENFRPGVMERLGLGPDALEARNERLVVLSITGFGEGGPDGERSGFDQIIQGEAGLMGITGPVGGPPTKMGVPITDILSGMFGAYGVVAALHERERTGKGQRVSTSLLASAVAVHTFQGTRWTLAGEVPEPGGNRHPTIAPYGAFTCADGWVNVAVGSEGLWQRFAPAVGIAVDDPRYATNRDRVANWDELEAEINAVLVSDDVDTWMARFNDAGVPAGRIRTMDQVYGWDQLEHLGLVDRVTHPTAGDLELPGAPVDWSRSGRRSPTPPPMLGEHDAEILGER; encoded by the coding sequence ATGGCGGAGCAGCGAGCGGCGACCGGACCCCTGGCCGGGATCCGCGTGGTCGACCTGTCGCGCGCCCTGTCGGGCCCCTACGCCACGATGATGCTGGCCGACGCCGGCGCCGAGGTGATCAAGGTCGAGCGGCCGGGCGCCGGTGACGACACGCGCGGCTGGGGGCCGCCGTTCGTGGGTGAGGGGGAGTCCGAATCGGCCTACTACCTCTCCATCAACCGCTCCAAGAAGTCGGTCACCCTCGACCTCAAGGACGACGACGACGTCGCTCGCCTGCACACGCTCATCGACGAGGCGGACGTCCTCGTCGAGAACTTCCGGCCCGGCGTCATGGAACGGCTCGGCCTGGGACCCGACGCGCTGGAAGCCCGCAACGAACGCCTCGTGGTGTTGTCGATCACCGGCTTCGGTGAAGGCGGCCCGGACGGCGAGCGCTCGGGATTCGACCAGATCATCCAGGGCGAGGCCGGCCTGATGGGCATCACCGGTCCTGTCGGGGGGCCCCCGACGAAGATGGGCGTCCCCATCACCGACATCCTCTCGGGCATGTTCGGCGCCTACGGCGTGGTGGCCGCGCTCCACGAGCGCGAGCGCACCGGCAAGGGCCAGCGGGTCTCCACCTCGCTGCTGGCATCCGCCGTCGCCGTGCACACCTTCCAGGGCACGCGGTGGACCCTGGCGGGTGAGGTGCCCGAGCCCGGTGGGAACCGCCACCCGACGATCGCCCCGTACGGCGCGTTCACCTGTGCCGACGGCTGGGTGAACGTCGCCGTGGGCTCCGAGGGCCTGTGGCAGCGCTTCGCGCCGGCCGTCGGGATCGCCGTCGACGACCCCCGCTATGCCACCAACCGTGATCGCGTCGCCAACTGGGACGAGCTCGAGGCCGAGATCAACGCCGTGCTCGTGTCCGACGACGTCGACACGTGGATGGCCCGGTTCAACGACGCGGGCGTTCCCGCCGGCCGGATCCGCACCATGGACCAGGTGTACGGCTGGGACCAGCTGGAGCACCTCGGACTCGTCGACCGGGTCACGCACCCGACCGCAGGTGACCTCGAGTTGCCGGGCGCGCCGGTCGACTGGTCCCGCTCCGGCCGTCGGTCGCCGACCCCGCCGCCGATGCTGGGCGAACACGACGCGGAGATCCTCGGCGAGCGCTGA